AAGATTGGTTCGGAAATAGTGTAGATCAACAATGCACCAAATCCACTTGCAAGGTCCATGATGAATATCCTCCAAAGACAAATATGTAAGTGTGAATAACATCCAGGACCCAAAATTATGATTACATACGGAGTATAAAAAGTAAGATATCATTTTGAGTCTTAAGCTAACGTGAATATAGCCAAAAGAAAGATGAAAAAAGCAATGCTTGAAGGATAAACTTACTGATTAGCTGAATTACTTATTGAATGTGCACCCGAGAGCGCAACCAAGTCTCTGACATTGACGCCTAAACCAGCAAATCTGTTAGTAAGGCTTTCGAGGCTGTCTAAGAAACTGGGAAGCGAGCTTTCAGCTAGAGTTTTGCTTGCTGTGGTCGAATCCCTTCTTCCAAGCTTCATCGCCCAGTTTGGACCTTCAACCTATATGTATACACATTATCAGTTCAAAAACTTAAAATGAGAAAGCTAGAAGTTGATGAGGAAAGACGATGAAAAAAAGAAAAATGAAATGAATCAAGTACTCACAGCAACTGAAGCATCCGTGGCAGCCACGGCAACGATATCTGCACAAGATACAACACCAGGACATAGTTTCTCCACTGCAGCCTTGGCATTATCTATGACTCCATATCCTCTCACAGAGGTCAGATTACGCAGCGTCGCAGTGCATTCTTTTCGCCTGTGATTGTAGCAGTATCTCGTCGAGTAAGATACTGCAAAGCTCATAAAAGGTTGATCTCCTTTACAGGCTTCCAACGTAGCTGTCATTATGGAGAAAACGAGCATAATATTCAGACATCATGTTCTTCCTTAGCATTATTACGAGAAAGGCTAATTGAGAGATATCTGAGTATCATAGTTTATTTTCAGAAT
The window above is part of the Fragaria vesca subsp. vesca linkage group LG2, FraVesHawaii_1.0, whole genome shotgun sequence genome. Proteins encoded here:
- the LOC101307092 gene encoding lignin-forming anionic peroxidase-like, with the protein product MTATLEACKGDQPFMSFAVSYSTRYCYNHRRKECTATLRNLTSVRGYGVIDNAKAAVEKLCPGVVSCADIVAVAATDASVAVEGPNWAMKLGRRDSTTASKTLAESSLPSFLDSLESLTNRFAGLGVNVRDLVALSGAHSISNSANQ